From one Rhizobium rosettiformans genomic stretch:
- a CDS encoding polyhydroxyalkanoate depolymerase has translation MFYQLYELNHAFMAPFRATADAMNLAWRNPLNPWSHTVVGRSFSAGFEVFERVTRRYGKPAFGLPTTRIGDESVTVEEEIVWRKPFCDLIHFKRHLPAGAEKGPRILIVAPMSGHYATLLRGTVEALLPSADLYITDWIDARMVPVTEGDFDLDDYIDYVIDILHHLGPDTHVVAVCQPSVPVLAAVAVMEGEGDVCAPSSMTLMGGPIDTRINPTAVNQLAQDKPLEWFRDNVIMQVPWPQPGFMRQVYPGFLQLSGFMSMNLDRHMIAHKDFYMHLVKNDGDSAEKHRDFYDEYLAVMDLTAEFYLQTVETVFIKHSLPKGEMMHRNKRVDTTAIRNVALLTVEGENDDISGLGQTKAAQTICTNIPDDMRMHYMQPDVGHYGVFNGSRFRREIAPRIVEFARTHGKKAKITTPVKRVIKGGKAL, from the coding sequence ATGTTCTATCAGCTCTATGAACTGAACCATGCATTCATGGCGCCATTCCGGGCAACAGCGGACGCGATGAACCTGGCATGGAGAAACCCGCTCAACCCTTGGTCCCATACGGTCGTTGGGCGTTCATTCTCAGCGGGCTTTGAAGTGTTCGAACGTGTGACGCGCCGCTACGGCAAGCCGGCCTTCGGTCTCCCGACAACCCGGATCGGGGATGAAAGCGTCACGGTCGAAGAAGAAATCGTCTGGCGCAAGCCTTTCTGCGACCTGATCCATTTCAAGCGCCACCTTCCGGCCGGCGCCGAAAAAGGTCCCCGCATCCTGATCGTCGCACCCATGTCGGGTCACTACGCGACCTTGCTCCGCGGGACGGTCGAGGCGCTGCTGCCGAGTGCTGATCTTTACATCACCGACTGGATCGATGCCCGTATGGTGCCGGTGACCGAAGGCGATTTTGATCTCGACGACTACATCGACTACGTCATCGACATCCTTCATCACCTGGGCCCTGACACCCATGTGGTCGCAGTCTGTCAGCCCTCCGTTCCCGTGCTGGCCGCTGTCGCCGTCATGGAAGGTGAGGGGGACGTCTGCGCACCGTCCTCGATGACACTGATGGGTGGACCGATCGACACGCGCATCAACCCGACGGCCGTCAATCAGCTGGCCCAGGACAAGCCGCTCGAATGGTTCCGCGACAACGTCATCATGCAGGTGCCGTGGCCGCAGCCCGGCTTCATGCGACAGGTCTATCCGGGCTTCCTGCAGCTCTCCGGGTTTATGTCGATGAATCTCGATCGGCACATGATCGCCCACAAGGACTTCTATATGCACCTCGTCAAGAATGACGGGGACTCGGCCGAGAAGCACCGCGACTTCTACGATGAATATCTGGCGGTCATGGACCTGACGGCGGAATTCTATCTCCAGACCGTCGAGACGGTGTTCATCAAGCACTCCCTGCCCAAGGGTGAGATGATGCATCGCAACAAGCGCGTCGACACGACGGCGATCCGCAACGTCGCGCTTTTGACAGTCGAAGGCGAAAACGACGACATCTCGGGTCTCGGTCAGACCAAGGCGGCGCAGACGATTTGCACCAACATCCCCGACGATATGCGTATGCATTACATGCAGCCTGATGTGGGCCATTACGGCGTTTTCAATGGCTCGCGTTTCCGCCGCGAAATCGCGCCGCGCATTGTCGAGTTCGCTCGCACACACGGCAAGAAGGCCAAGATCACGACCCCGGTCAAGCGCGTCATCAAGGGCGGCAAGGCTCTCTGA
- a CDS encoding DUF2852 domain-containing protein gives MNQSALLRPDWTPATVALMVLGFVVFWPLGLAMLAYILFGEKFQNFKREANQKADSAFAWCRSNSYTAPASTGNVAFDDWRKTELERLDEERRRLDEMRAEFDNYARELRRAKDQEEFDRFMRERQQMKTSGEGGPAQGFTGN, from the coding sequence ATGAACCAGTCAGCACTGCTCCGGCCGGATTGGACTCCGGCAACCGTCGCCTTGATGGTGCTCGGCTTCGTGGTCTTCTGGCCGCTCGGTCTGGCCATGCTTGCCTACATCCTGTTCGGCGAGAAGTTTCAGAACTTCAAGCGGGAAGCCAATCAGAAGGCGGATAGTGCCTTCGCCTGGTGCCGCTCCAACAGCTATACTGCGCCTGCCTCCACCGGCAACGTCGCTTTCGACGACTGGCGCAAGACAGAACTCGAGCGTCTAGACGAAGAACGCCGCCGTCTCGATGAGATGCGTGCCGAATTCGACAACTACGCCCGCGAACTGCGCCGGGCGAAGGACCAGGAAGAATTCGACCGCTTCATGCGCGAGCGCCAGCAGATGAAGACTTCTGGCGAGGGCGGTCCCGCCCAGGGTTTCACCGGCAACTGA
- a CDS encoding M48 family metallopeptidase: protein MFPLLKKLTPQRAPAIQLERAIAVDGRSVPLTIRKNSRATRITLRIEPGGRALKMTIPPGLRERDIEDFLDRHQGWLSTKLKRQKTAGNIEDGGEILLRGIPHRIVHTGQLRGLTQSIDSEIGHILSVSGLEDHLPRRVADFLKKEARRDLERLVTVHAGNVGKPVKSMTLKDTRSRWGSCSWDGKLSFSWRIVMAPPLVIDYLAAHEVAHLREMNHGPAFWALCRKLCPEMDEAKAWLKRHGSALHAIDFD from the coding sequence ATGTTTCCCCTGCTGAAAAAGCTGACACCGCAGAGAGCCCCGGCGATCCAGCTGGAGCGGGCGATTGCCGTGGATGGAAGGTCGGTTCCGCTCACGATCCGCAAGAACAGCCGTGCGACCCGCATTACCCTGCGGATCGAGCCCGGCGGTCGCGCCTTGAAGATGACCATTCCGCCGGGGCTGCGCGAACGCGATATCGAGGACTTTCTCGATCGTCATCAGGGTTGGCTCAGCACCAAGCTCAAGCGACAGAAGACCGCTGGAAACATTGAGGACGGCGGCGAGATCCTACTTCGTGGCATTCCCCATCGCATCGTCCATACCGGACAGCTGCGCGGCCTGACCCAGTCGATCGACAGCGAGATCGGCCATATCCTGAGCGTCAGCGGTCTCGAGGATCATCTGCCACGTCGCGTCGCCGATTTCCTGAAGAAGGAAGCACGCCGCGATCTCGAGCGGCTCGTGACCGTGCATGCCGGCAATGTCGGCAAACCCGTGAAGAGCATGACACTGAAGGATACCCGCAGCCGCTGGGGATCCTGTTCCTGGGATGGCAAGCTCAGCTTTTCCTGGCGCATCGTCATGGCCCCGCCGCTCGTCATCGACTATCTCGCGGCCCACGAAGTCGCGCATCTGCGCGAGATGAACCATGGTCCGGCCTTCTGGGCGCTCTGCCGCAAGCTCTGCCCGGAAATGGATGAGGCCAAGGCCTGGCTGAAGCGTCATGGCTCGGCCCTTCACGCCATCGACTTTGACTGA
- a CDS encoding phosphoribosylanthranilate isomerase encodes MRPDIKICGLKTPEAVDRAADRGASHIGFIFFEKSPRNIEPDIAGTLADRVRGRVKSVAVTVDADNDDLDEIIALMRPDILQFHGHESPERLLTVKAVTGLPIMKAFSIRDADDLKRIEPYIGIADRFLFDAKPPVGSDLPGGNGVTFDWRLLRSLDDSVDYMLSGGLNKANIAEALRETGARAIDVSSGVESAPGVKDLQTMDEFFAAVAEASRAQPVSGSVK; translated from the coding sequence ATGAGACCCGATATCAAGATCTGCGGACTGAAGACGCCGGAGGCGGTCGATCGTGCGGCTGACCGCGGCGCGAGCCATATTGGCTTTATCTTCTTTGAAAAGAGCCCGCGCAACATCGAGCCTGATATCGCCGGCACGCTCGCCGACCGCGTTCGCGGCCGGGTGAAAAGCGTTGCGGTGACTGTCGACGCCGACAATGACGATCTCGACGAGATCATCGCCTTGATGCGTCCGGATATCTTGCAGTTCCATGGTCACGAAAGCCCCGAACGCCTGCTGACAGTCAAAGCGGTCACCGGTCTTCCGATTATGAAGGCATTTTCCATCCGCGATGCCGATGATTTGAAGCGTATCGAGCCCTATATTGGGATTGCCGATCGTTTTCTTTTCGATGCCAAACCGCCTGTGGGCTCCGATTTGCCTGGCGGAAATGGCGTGACTTTCGATTGGCGTCTCTTGCGTTCGCTTGACGACAGCGTCGATTACATGCTTTCCGGAGGCCTCAACAAGGCCAATATCGCAGAGGCCCTGCGGGAAACTGGAGCACGGGCAATCGACGTTTCCTCCGGCGTGGAATCTGCGCCGGGCGTCAAGGATCTGCAGACAATGGATGAGTTTTTTGCGGCCGTTGCCGAGGCAAGTCGTGCACAGCCGGTTTCAGGGAGTGTCAAGTGA
- the trpB gene encoding tryptophan synthase subunit beta: MNQSPKPNSFREGPDEDGRFGIFGGRFVAETLMPLILDLQAEWEKAKTDPEFQAELAHLNTHYTGRPSPLYFAERLTEELGGAKIYFKRDELNHTGSHKINNCLGQILLAKRMGKTRIIAETGAGQHGVASATVAARFGIPCVVYMGATDVERQAPNVFRMKLLGAEVKPVTSGHGTLKDAMNEALRDWVTNVDDTYYMIGTAAGPHPYPEMVRDFQSVIGRETREQMLAAEGRLPDMLIAAVGGGSNAIGLFHPFLDDESVRIVGVEAGGKGLEGEEHCASLTAGTPGVLHGNRTYLLQDSDGQIKEGHSISAGLDYPGIGPEHSWLKDMGRVEYVPIRDDEALAAFQLLTRTEGIIPALEPSHALAEVIKRAPKMDKDQIIVMNLCGRGDKDIFTVGKILGMGL; this comes from the coding sequence GTGAATCAGTCACCGAAACCCAATTCCTTCCGTGAAGGTCCAGACGAAGACGGCCGCTTCGGCATCTTCGGTGGCCGTTTCGTCGCCGAGACGCTGATGCCGCTGATCCTCGACCTGCAGGCGGAATGGGAAAAGGCGAAGACTGATCCGGAATTCCAGGCGGAGCTCGCGCATCTCAACACCCACTACACCGGTCGTCCGAGCCCACTCTATTTCGCCGAGCGTCTGACGGAAGAACTCGGTGGCGCGAAAATCTACTTCAAGCGCGACGAGCTGAACCACACCGGTTCGCACAAGATCAACAACTGCCTCGGCCAGATCCTGCTCGCCAAGCGCATGGGCAAGACCCGCATCATCGCCGAAACCGGCGCCGGCCAGCATGGCGTGGCCTCGGCTACGGTCGCTGCCCGCTTCGGCATCCCTTGCGTCGTCTACATGGGCGCGACCGACGTCGAGCGCCAGGCGCCGAACGTTTTCCGCATGAAGCTGCTCGGTGCCGAGGTGAAGCCGGTAACCTCTGGTCATGGCACCCTCAAGGACGCCATGAACGAGGCGTTGCGCGACTGGGTCACCAATGTCGACGACACCTATTACATGATCGGCACAGCCGCCGGCCCGCATCCCTATCCGGAAATGGTCCGCGACTTCCAGTCGGTCATCGGCCGCGAAACGCGCGAGCAGATGCTGGCTGCCGAAGGCCGCCTGCCGGACATGCTGATTGCTGCCGTCGGTGGTGGTTCGAACGCGATCGGCCTCTTTCATCCCTTCCTGGATGACGAGAGTGTCCGCATCGTTGGCGTCGAAGCCGGTGGCAAGGGTCTTGAAGGCGAGGAGCACTGCGCCTCGTTGACCGCAGGCACGCCCGGCGTCCTGCATGGCAACCGCACCTATCTGCTGCAGGACAGCGACGGCCAGATCAAGGAAGGTCACTCGATCTCCGCCGGCCTCGATTATCCCGGCATTGGCCCGGAGCATTCCTGGCTGAAGGATATGGGCCGTGTCGAATACGTGCCGATCAGGGATGACGAGGCGCTCGCTGCCTTCCAGTTGCTGACCCGCACCGAAGGCATCATCCCGGCGCTCGAGCCGAGCCATGCGCTTGCCGAAGTCATCAAGCGCGCGCCCAAGATGGACAAGGACCAGATCATTGTGATGAACCTCTGCGGCCGCGGCGACAAGGACATCTTCACTGTCGGCAAGATTCTCGGTATGGGGCTCTGA
- the trpA gene encoding tryptophan synthase subunit alpha, with translation MTARMDQRFAALKAEGRPALVTYFMGGDPDYDTSLAIMKALPEAGADVIELGMPFSDPMADGPAIQLAGQRALKAGQTLVRTLDLAREFRKTDNETPIVMMGYYNPIYVYGVERFLDDALAAGIDGLIVVDLPPEMDDELCIPARSRDINFIRLATPTTDDKRLPTVLKNTSGFVYYVSMNGITGSALPDPSRVAGAVQRIKAHTDLPICVGFGVKTAEHARLIGANADGVVVGTAIVNQVATNLTADGKATADTVQAVATLVRGLATGVRSARLAAAE, from the coding sequence ATGACTGCGCGTATGGACCAACGTTTCGCTGCCCTGAAGGCAGAAGGCCGCCCGGCTCTCGTCACCTATTTCATGGGTGGCGACCCGGACTACGACACGTCGCTCGCGATCATGAAGGCGCTGCCGGAAGCCGGAGCCGACGTCATCGAGCTCGGCATGCCCTTTTCGGATCCTATGGCTGACGGCCCGGCGATCCAGCTTGCCGGCCAGCGGGCCCTGAAGGCCGGCCAGACGCTCGTGCGCACGCTCGATCTGGCGCGCGAATTCCGCAAGACGGACAACGAAACGCCGATCGTCATGATGGGTTACTACAACCCGATCTACGTCTATGGCGTCGAGCGCTTCCTTGACGACGCATTGGCTGCCGGAATCGATGGCCTCATCGTCGTCGATCTGCCGCCGGAAATGGATGACGAACTCTGCATCCCGGCCCGCAGCCGTGATATCAACTTTATCCGCTTGGCAACCCCGACGACCGATGACAAGCGTCTGCCCACCGTTCTCAAAAACACCTCGGGCTTCGTCTATTACGTCTCGATGAACGGCATCACCGGTTCGGCACTGCCGGATCCTTCGCGTGTTGCCGGCGCGGTGCAGCGCATCAAGGCGCATACGGATCTGCCGATCTGCGTCGGTTTCGGCGTCAAGACCGCCGAGCATGCCCGCCTGATCGGTGCCAATGCCGACGGCGTCGTGGTTGGGACCGCGATCGTCAACCAGGTTGCTACAAATCTCACAGCCGATGGCAAAGCGACGGCGGATACGGTTCAGGCCGTCGCCACGCTGGTGCGCGGACTGGCAACGGGCGTGCGGTCTGCACGCCTTGCTGCTGCCGAATAA
- the accD gene encoding acetyl-CoA carboxylase, carboxyltransferase subunit beta, translating to MNWITNYVRPRINSMLGRREVPENLWIKCPETGEMVFHKDLEENKWVIPASGYHMKMPAKSRLIDLFDDGQFEALPQPKVAQDPLKFRDSKKYTDRLRDSRVKTDQEDTIVAGVGTVQGLKLVAVVHEFNFMGGSLGIAAGEAIVKAFERAIKEKCPLVMFPASGGARMQEGILSLMQLPRTTVAVDMLKEAGQPYIVVLTNPTTGGVTASYAMLGDLHIAEPGAEICFAGKRVIEQTIREKLPEGFQTSEYLLEHGMVDMVVKRHDIPDTLARVLKIMTKRPANDTAVPAKVAEPVEKASA from the coding sequence GTGAACTGGATCACCAACTATGTGCGCCCGCGCATCAATTCCATGCTGGGTCGCCGCGAAGTTCCGGAAAATCTGTGGATCAAGTGCCCGGAAACGGGCGAGATGGTCTTCCATAAGGACCTAGAAGAGAACAAGTGGGTGATCCCGGCCTCCGGCTATCACATGAAGATGCCGGCAAAGTCGCGCCTGATCGATCTCTTCGACGATGGCCAGTTCGAGGCCCTGCCGCAGCCGAAAGTCGCGCAGGATCCGCTGAAGTTCCGCGATTCCAAGAAATACACTGACCGTCTTCGCGACAGCCGCGTGAAGACGGATCAGGAAGACACGATCGTTGCCGGCGTTGGCACAGTGCAGGGTCTGAAGCTCGTCGCTGTTGTCCACGAGTTCAACTTCATGGGTGGTTCGCTTGGCATTGCCGCTGGTGAAGCGATCGTGAAGGCTTTCGAGCGCGCCATCAAGGAAAAGTGCCCGCTCGTCATGTTCCCGGCTTCGGGTGGCGCGCGCATGCAGGAGGGCATCCTCTCGCTGATGCAGCTGCCGCGCACCACGGTTGCCGTCGACATGCTGAAGGAAGCCGGCCAGCCCTATATCGTCGTCCTGACCAACCCGACAACCGGTGGCGTGACGGCATCCTATGCCATGCTAGGCGATCTCCATATTGCAGAGCCGGGTGCCGAGATCTGCTTTGCCGGCAAGCGCGTTATCGAGCAGACGATCCGCGAGAAGCTGCCGGAGGGCTTCCAGACCTCGGAATACCTGCTGGAACACGGCATGGTCGACATGGTCGTCAAGCGTCACGACATTCCGGACACGCTCGCGCGTGTGCTGAAGATCATGACCAAGCGCCCTGCGAACGACACGGCCGTACCTGCGAAAGTGGCCGAGCCGGTCGAGAAGGCCTCGGCCTGA
- a CDS encoding bifunctional folylpolyglutamate synthase/dihydrofolate synthase has product MTAPIVSQADAEIEKLMGLHPKGYDLSLDRIRRLLEVLGNPHLKLPPVIHVAGTNGKGSASAFCRALLEAQGLSVHVHTSPHLVRWHERYRIGVKGGPGQIVDDELFADALRRVAEANGGKPITVFEILTAVTFILFSEQPADVVVLEVGLGGRFDATNVVEKPAVCIIQPISLDHQAYLGDRVELIAAEKAGIMKRGVPVVIGHQEFDGAKDVLISTAERLGCPHAVFAQDFLAYEEFGRLVYQDEFGLMDLTLPRLPGRHQIGNAATAIRAVKAAGYPVTEEIAEKAMLSVEWPGRLQRLTEGRLVERAPQGAEIWLDGGHNPGAGEVIAEAMAAMEERQARPLHLVIGMINTKDPIGFFRAFVDIAHNVYTVPILGSDVGLDPVALAQSAAEAGLKALPMGSLAQALDAIRERSEGGIPPRIMIGGSLYLAGNVLAENGTIPK; this is encoded by the coding sequence ATGACAGCCCCCATCGTCAGTCAGGCCGATGCCGAGATCGAAAAACTCATGGGGCTGCACCCCAAAGGTTATGATCTTTCGCTCGACCGTATCCGCCGCCTCCTTGAGGTTCTGGGTAACCCGCATCTGAAGCTGCCGCCGGTCATTCATGTAGCCGGCACAAACGGCAAGGGCTCGGCCTCGGCCTTCTGCCGGGCGCTTCTGGAAGCCCAAGGCCTGTCTGTCCATGTCCACACCTCGCCGCATCTCGTGCGCTGGCATGAGCGCTATCGCATCGGCGTAAAAGGTGGCCCCGGGCAGATCGTAGATGATGAACTGTTTGCCGATGCCCTTCGCCGCGTTGCCGAGGCAAACGGTGGCAAACCGATCACCGTCTTCGAGATCCTGACGGCAGTGACATTCATTCTCTTTTCCGAACAGCCTGCCGACGTCGTCGTTTTGGAGGTCGGTCTTGGCGGCCGCTTCGACGCCACCAACGTCGTCGAAAAGCCCGCTGTCTGCATCATTCAGCCGATCTCGCTCGATCACCAGGCCTATCTCGGCGATCGTGTCGAACTGATCGCCGCAGAAAAGGCCGGCATCATGAAGCGCGGCGTGCCCGTGGTTATCGGTCACCAGGAGTTCGACGGCGCCAAGGATGTGCTGATCAGCACGGCCGAACGCCTCGGCTGTCCGCACGCGGTCTTCGCCCAGGATTTCCTCGCCTATGAAGAATTCGGGCGGCTCGTCTATCAGGACGAGTTCGGTCTGATGGATCTGACTCTGCCGCGACTGCCGGGTCGCCACCAGATCGGCAATGCCGCAACCGCAATCCGCGCCGTGAAGGCCGCCGGCTATCCGGTCACGGAAGAGATCGCCGAAAAGGCCATGCTGTCGGTCGAATGGCCGGGCCGCCTGCAAAGGCTGACCGAAGGCCGGCTGGTGGAGCGTGCGCCCCAAGGTGCGGAAATCTGGCTCGATGGCGGGCACAACCCGGGTGCGGGCGAGGTGATCGCCGAAGCCATGGCGGCCATGGAAGAACGCCAGGCGCGGCCGCTGCATCTGGTCATCGGCATGATCAATACCAAGGACCCGATCGGCTTCTTCCGCGCCTTCGTCGATATCGCCCACAATGTCTACACCGTCCCGATCCTGGGCTCGGACGTCGGCCTCGATCCGGTGGCGCTCGCCCAGTCTGCAGCAGAGGCCGGTTTGAAAGCTCTTCCGATGGGCTCGCTGGCTCAGGCGCTTGATGCCATCCGTGAGCGCAGCGAAGGCGGCATTCCGCCGCGCATCATGATTGGCGGCTCGCTCTATCTTGCGGGCAATGTGCTCGCTGAAAACGGCACCATACCCAAATGA
- the trxA gene encoding thioredoxin → MATVKVDKSNFQAEVLNASEPVVVDFWAEWCGPCKMIAPSLEEISNELAGKVKIAKLNIDENPELAAQFGVRSIPTLAVFKGGEVADIKVGAAPKTALSSWIAGAA, encoded by the coding sequence ATGGCTACCGTTAAAGTCGACAAGTCCAATTTCCAGGCCGAGGTGCTCAACGCTTCCGAACCGGTTGTCGTGGATTTCTGGGCCGAATGGTGCGGCCCGTGCAAGATGATTGCACCGAGCCTCGAAGAAATCTCCAACGAGCTCGCCGGCAAGGTGAAGATCGCCAAGCTCAACATTGATGAGAACCCGGAACTGGCTGCCCAGTTCGGCGTTCGCTCGATCCCGACGCTGGCCGTCTTCAAGGGTGGCGAAGTGGCCGACATTAAGGTGGGTGCAGCCCCGAAGACCGCGCTGTCCAGCTGGATCGCCGGCGCGGCATAA